The nucleotide window GGAATCGCGCACGCGGGCATGCCCCGGTCGTTCTTCTTTCGCGCCCAGTGGTTTTTTTGATGAATGATGCTGAATACGACTGCCAGCTTTGTGTCCTGGCCCTCAAACCCCTCCACGTACGAGGCAGAGTACGCGTCGGGGTCCTCGGGCCTTGCGGCCTTGCTGGAGAGCCGTTTTGAGCATTATTACACTTTAGAATTCTTGAATCCTATGTGGATTTTCAAATGTCTTGTGTTGCTATCGATCTGGCTCGCGCCGGCCGCCGCGTTCGCGGTGGCTGGTGATGATGCCACGCATCAAAGCGATCACGAGGAAGACGTCGTGGAACTCCCGGAAGTCCATGTCCATGGCGTTCCGCTCAACAAGGACCAGCAACTCGGACCGGTGCCGAAGTCCACGCCTTGGCCCCGAATTCCTCCCGCGCTCGAAGGCACCGTCATCGACGATTGGATGAAAGCCCGGGTGTTGGTCTCCAAGGACGCCAAGTCGACGGTCATCGTGCTGGAGCCTGCCAAACATCGGGAGTTGACCCAGGCCGGCATTGCGGCGCTCAATAAGTGGACCTTCGAGCCGCAGATGAAGGGAGATGATCCCGTTGACGGTGAACTGACGGTCCGCATTCACTTCCGCAGCCGGTGAGGAGGTTGAAACCAGAGCGTTCCCAATATCGCTGATTGTCCTGCCTCGTGTTAAGATGCCCGCGTGAGTTGGGATGAATCCCTGTTCCGGACCGTCAACGGCCTCGCCGGACGATCGGGTATCTTGGACTGGCTGGCGCTCACGCTGTCCTCTCCCGATCTTCTCTGGGTTCCCGCCATCATGCTGGGAGGCTACTGGCTGTGGCTGTCTCGGCAGGAAATGATCATCGCCGCCCCTCTGTTGGGCGCCGTGATCGGCATCGCCGATTTTCTCGGTGCCCGTATTAAGGGGTTGGTGGCCCGGCCGCGACCGTGCGTCGCGCTGCCGGATATTCATCAGATCCAGGCCTGCGGAAAGGCGTTCGGCTTTCCCTCCAACCATGCGATCAACACGGCCGCCGCCGCTGCCTTCCTTCACGTGTTGTACCCTCGGTCGGCCTGGGTCAGCTGGCCGCTCGTGGCCATGATCGGCTTGGCGCGAGTCTTCATCGGCGCTCATTATGTGACGGACGTGCTGGCGGGCTGGCTGCTGGGCGGTCTGTTCGGGGCGGCGACGGCCTGGGCGCTCCTCCAATGGCCGAGATTTCGGCGTCGTGCGCTTTCCTCCCCCTCTTCTACCGGTGTCGCCGCGAAACGGTGAGTCAGTTTTTGGTCGGCAGTTCGATGCAAGCCAGGAGACCGGCCACGCAGCGATCCACCTCGTAGTTGCGCCCGATCATCACGACGGCGTGATTCGGTTCATCCAGCAACATGACCGGCGTGATGGTGGCGGATCCCGGCGGCGCATACTGTAATTCCTGCAGGTCCGGCTCGCCGGAAAAGCGGAAGAATCCCTTTGCCCTCTCCAATGCCTTGGGCAGCGTCTCTACCCATTCCAGCAGCCGTTCGCGGTGTAGAGCACCGGAGAGCCGAACGGTGGTGGCCATGGGATGGTAGGACTCACGAGTCTGTATGCCGAGAGGCCGCTCCTTACCGAAGCGGACATTGGTCGGGGTCGGTTTGAGCGCGGTACGAGGAGCCAGGAGCGTTCCCGGATCAATTCGGGCCTGCGTGGTTTCCCAGAGCCGAGCGAACGGATTGTCTCGGACGATCGACTCTTTGAACTGTTCCCAATGCCCCGGGATGTACAGGTCCCGCTTGTTCAGAATCAGCTCATCCGCGC belongs to Nitrospira sp. and includes:
- a CDS encoding phosphatase PAP2 family protein; the protein is MSWDESLFRTVNGLAGRSGILDWLALTLSSPDLLWVPAIMLGGYWLWLSRQEMIIAAPLLGAVIGIADFLGARIKGLVARPRPCVALPDIHQIQACGKAFGFPSNHAINTAAAAAFLHVLYPRSAWVSWPLVAMIGLARVFIGAHYVTDVLAGWLLGGLFGAATAWALLQWPRFRRRALSSPSSTGVAAKR
- a CDS encoding energy transducer TonB, giving the protein MWIFKCLVLLSIWLAPAAAFAVAGDDATHQSDHEEDVVELPEVHVHGVPLNKDQQLGPVPKSTPWPRIPPALEGTVIDDWMKARVLVSKDAKSTVIVLEPAKHRELTQAGIAALNKWTFEPQMKGDDPVDGELTVRIHFRSR
- a CDS encoding GTP-binding protein; its protein translation is MMPSPVPFYLLCGSLGAGKTTLLMRLLEHWKSTGKRAGVLMNEAGEISIDGPRAGTIAEQVMNLAGGCVCCDTKEDLSWGIAQLVHDHESDLIVLECSGLADPVEVVDAVTDLYTSRLASLERVIALLHPVAEDHSHSSRFVTSQAIRCADELILNKRDLYIPGHWEQFKESIVRDNPFARLWETTQARIDPGTLLAPRTALKPTPTNVRFGKERPLGIQTRESYHPMATTVRLSGALHRERLLEWVETLPKALERAKGFFRFSGEPDLQELQYAPPGSATITPVMLLDEPNHAVVMIGRNYEVDRCVAGLLACIELPTKN